A portion of the Cryptomeria japonica chromosome 5, Sugi_1.0, whole genome shotgun sequence genome contains these proteins:
- the LOC131876154 gene encoding uncharacterized protein LOC131876154 — translation MGPDQILRRCVLEEEIQAILWEAHEGPTGGHMGPDTTARKVLLARLCWPTLHNDAREWVMSCDTCQWARRPLKRDFMPLNPSNAQELFERWGLDFIGPLKASRARWIPIQLTSDRGGHFVNHIIQLLTTEFKIFYSLSSPYYPRANRQTEVTNKIIISAIYKSCGVEKEDWEECLPSVLWAYKMTYKVTTGQTPFQLMFGQEVVVPVEFMVPSLRITIDNRVGDMESLQEKLYALSKLDEKRMMAQWATKAA, via the exons ATGGGACCTGACCAGATCCTACGACGATGTGTcctggaggaagaaattcaagcTATTTTAtgggaagcacatgaagggccgACAGGAGGGcacatggggcccgacaccacGGCCAGGAAAGTTCTATTGGCAAGGCTATGTTGGCCGACACTGCACAATGATGCCCGGGAGTGGGTGATGAGTTGTGACACGTGTCAATGGGCGAGGAGGCCGctgaagagggattttatgcccctcaacccatccAATGCCCAGGAACTGTTTGAACGATGGGGGCTGGATTTCATCGGACCTTTGAAGGCAAGTCGAGCTAGATG GATTCCAATCCAATTGACGAGTGACCGGGGAGGACATTTTGTCAATCATATAATCCAGTTGCTCACAACGGAGTTCAAGATATTCTACTCCTTATCAAGCCCTTACTATCCTCGGGCAAACAGGCAAACCGAGGTGACAAACAAAATAATCATCTCAGCGATTTACAAGTCATGTGGAGTGGAGAAGGAAGATTGGGAGGAATGCTTACCATCGGTATTGTGGGCGTACAAGATGACGTATAAGGTCACCACAGGACAAACCCCCTTCCAGTTAATGTTCGGACAGGAAGTTGTGGTAccagtggaattcatggtgccgagtcttcGGATCACCATTGACAACAGAGTAGGCGACATGGAGAGTCTTCAAGAGAAGTTGTATGCCTTGAGCAAGCTAGATGAAAaaagaatgatggcacaatgggccacaaAGGCAGCCTAG
- the LOC131031316 gene encoding uncharacterized protein LOC131031316: MHGRQSEERQRKRHMWPVPALATVGDSSKSLSKDGRKISTGDCALFQAGNAPPFIGIIRCLTEDKEGQVKLGVNWLYRPADVKLGKGVFLEAAPNEVFYSFHKDEISAASLLHPCKVAFLRKGIELPSGVSSFVCRRVYDTTNKCLWWLTDQDYTDERQSEVDQLLDKTRHEMHAVIQSGGPSPKENGMSSTLKTGSDNVQNGSFPSQVKGKKRERSDHNTDPVKRERLSRSDASEPGHIKLDCSTRPEGIAKITNKDGSLINPECVGQLVHLMQLDRNDATKKGIDLALWRKELVGVVATTDRDDCLSQFVQLRGLPILDDWLQEAHKGKTGDIGSPKESDKVVEELLITLLHALGKLPVDLDALKTCNVGKSVNHLRNHKNADIQKKARNLVDTWKKRVDEEMKISDTKSGSSQGVLLPCKQAPGEMSHAHAGRRGGPAETVKSSMPLNSSVKAVSNRSVQTDILSRTASAPSASVKVSGLHSSTISSKDSHCKEEKSSSSSQSQNNSQSWSSEPGKVTGSSWKEDARSSTAGSLSAKGSSTGSRHRKSNNCMVGSGKGGSHKEAGGGKVNVLGKNTCEKTLQSGHATDKATENGRGDNASSHRLIVKLPNPGRNPAPSVNGGTTEDMVISASRGSSPITSDKHETNNVKTKVKVEVCHASTALEVNTESWQSNEVKDGFTEGEDGDRLSTGIPSEDRSRIGEEIDKTSEASKTTLSSASAKEIISTKGVVDAEISRACEKVQTVVSGRSRAHVSKATCRDDGAMKLLANVAACEPSKDEQGSFGNSTRREFKTVGGSLAESTIKCCIDGLNSQAVDNEDDKSTIDTKELKDFTDTKVQLDTDNSDFSGKSSTIGMSVHQKNASDLTKDLECPSCVQEDSKHTSESMGMAPVSAGMLSEHKYVADGKEEVLSLNKGMDQCTEQIVGQEAKEISQDTPTEGIRTGKSSKNDDEQGAQLPMEMGNAEVCLDKDMTENTADGQMIPLKEESGAVTTGKYSIKASNCVLDLHKGTSEHAHPVAEKVEQEAVADEKSTAYIDNQGVSFSCSLKNNQTQDLELQDAKQVLDSGVEEDKNMDVDTQHLSSIKSTASADDNQAIVTEKEKSVEVEKTAKNAGGVEVDETNNVPAVVDRKITEINARTDSGLDTHESRRETCNEEFEIANHSTGLATNTTISSTLILQEEQQIEHSTIHSAQASELDGIEKIATETVIPAKGVCEVSISSVKCDFDLNEGFAVDETNQDDAVICSTAASMVVPIYSAPETPMSTPNGLATPIPVAIKAKGPLMPPASPLRSNGDTGWRGSAATSAFRPAEPRKTQHIPHEVPSLNDAVSSANGTSGSQSRFHLDIDLNVPDEGVVEDGLTTHLSARVKSSELATASGHDFLPSRREPCVIAGRLNLDLNRVEDCEENDPVVPNTVVLDSSLKTLANGLSHKESQFPRGFDLNDGPIEDSGIEPAQWNSGTKSKGNSYLPSIPGWKMNSELVHATSWLPPGNVHSGLAVTSLHSDRNERAYPVVATGTTQQILSSTSGSPYCNDSYKGPVHGSTSAIAYPAATQPMFPYGGFSFASSLPFAANPFSGGPTSYAESSGTACFPTVSSQLVSAGAPSSCARPYMMNPADMSVTEGSHKLSRPILDLNAGPGTIDLDVREDRVASRQFSIADSQPSLEQQQRAFYRTAASGITSSKRKEPEGGWDLH; this comes from the exons ATGCATGGACGGCAGAGTGAAGAGCGACAACGAAAGCGGCACATGTGGCCTGTCCCTGCTCTTGCTACAGTCGGTGATTCTTCCAAGTCTCTTTCTAAG GATGGCCGTAAAATCAGTACTGGAGATTGTGCACTCTTTCAAGCTGGAAATGCACCGCCTTTCATTGGGATTATTCGATGCTTGACAGAAGACAAGGAAGGTCAGGTCAAGCTAGGTGTAAACTGGTTATATCGACCAGCAGATGTTAAGCTAGGGAAGGGGGTTTTCCTTGAAGCGGCACCAAACGAGGTTTTCTATTCATTCCACAAGGATGAGATATCAGCTGCTTCGTTGCTTCATCCATGTAAAGTCGCATTTCTTAGGAAGGGTATTGAGCTTCCTTCAGGTGTATCCTCATTTGTATGTAGGAGAGTTTATGACACTACAAACAAATGTTTATGGTGGTTAACTGATCAAGACTATACTGAT GAACGTCAATCTGAAGTAGATCAGTTATTGGATAAGACTAGACACGAAATGCATGCAGTAATTCAATCTGGAGGGCCCTCCCCTAAAGAGAATGGTATGTCATCAACCTTGAAGACTGGTTCAGATAATGTGCAAAATGGCTCGTTTCCTTCTCAAGTTAAGGGTAAAAAGAGGGAGCGCTCTGATCACAATACAGATCCTGTGAAACGGGAGCGATTATCAAGGTCAGATGCCAGTGAGCCAGGGCATATCAAACTAGATTGCAGCACTAGACCAGAAGGCATTGCAAAAATCACTAACAAAGATGGGAGTCTTATAAACCCAGAATGTGTTGGACAGCTAGTGCATCTCATGCAGCTGGATAGAAATGATGCCACTAAGAAAGGAATTGATTTGGCTTTATGGCGTAAAGAGCTTGTAGGAGTGGTTGCAACCACTGATCGAGATGACTGCCTCAGCCAATTTGTACAGCTCAGAGGCTTGCCTATTTTGGATGATTGGCTTCAAGAGGCCCACAAAGGGAAGACTGGAGACATTGGCAGCCCAAAAGAGAGTGATAAAGTTGTTGAAGAACTTCTAATAACATTGCTACATGCTCTTGGCAAACTGCCTGTTGATCTTGATGCATTGAAGACTTGTAATGTTGGGAAATCGGTGAACCACTTGCGCAATCATAAGAATGCAGACATTCAGAAAAAGGCAAGGAATTTAGTTGATACATGGAAGAAGCGTGTTGATGAAGAAATGAAGATCAGTGATACAAAGTCTGGATCAAGCCAGGGTGTATTATTGCCTTGTAAGCAGGCACCAGGCGAAATGTCTCATGCACATGCAGGTAGGCGTGGAGGACCTGCTGAAACTGTGAAAAGCTCAATGCCATTAAATTCTAGTGTAAAAGCAGTCTCAAATAGGTCAGTGCAGACAGATATTCTATCAAGAACAGCATCTGCCCCCTCTGCATCTGTTAAGGTGTCAGGCTTGCATTCATCAACCATCAGTTCCAAGGATTCACACTGTAAGGAAGAGAAGAGTAGCAGTTCAAGTCAATCTCAGAATAACAGTCAATCATGGTCAAGTGAACCTGGAAAAGTTACAGGTTCATCTTGGAAAGAGGATGCCAGGAGTTCTACTGCAGGTTCTTTGAGTGCTAAGGGATCAAGTACAGGTTCACGCCATCGAAAATCAAATAATTGTATGGTGGGTTCTGGTAAGGGAGGATCTCATAAAGAAGCTGGTGGGGGGAAGGTAAATGTATTGGGCAAAAATACATGTGAAAAGACATTGCAATCTGGTCATGCAACTGATAAGGCAACAGAAAATGGCCGTGGGGATAATGCAAGTAGTCATAGATTAATAGTTAAACTTCCCAATCCTGGACGGAATCCTGCTCCAAGTGTCAATGGTGGCACAACTGAGGACATGGTCATTTCGGCAAGTAGAGGGTCTTCTCCTATCACTTCTGACAAACATGAGACAAATAATGTGAAAACAAAAGTGAAGGTTGAGGTTTGTCATGCTAGTACTGCCCTAGAGGTTAATACTGAGTCCTGGCAGAGCAATGAAGTTAAAGATGGCTTCACAGAGGGTGAGGATGGAGACAGATTATCCACTGGTATTCCAAGTGAAGATCGCAGTAGAATAGGTGAAGAAATTGATAAAACATCAGAAGCATCTAAAACAACTCTATCATCAGCATCAGCTAAAGAGATCATTTCAACAAAGGGTGTGGTTGATGCAGAGATAAGCAGGGCATGTGAAAAAGTTCAAACAGTAGTATCAGGGAGGAGCCGTGCACATGTTTCTAAAGCAACTTGCAGAGATGATGGGGCTATGAAGCTTCTGGCTAATGTGGCGGCCTGTGAGCCATCTAAGGATGAGCAAGGTTCCTTTGGCAACTCTACAAGACGAGAGTTTAAAACAGTAGGTGGTAGTTTGGCTGAGTCTACAATAAAGTGCTGTATAGATGGTCTGAATTCTCAAGCTGTTGATAATGAAGATGATAAAAGTACCATAGATACAAAGGAATTAAAGGATTTTACTGACACAAAGGTCCAACTGGATACTGATAACAGTGATTTTTCAGGCAAGTCTTCAACAATTGGAATGTCTGTTCATCAGAAGAATGCATCTGATCTCACGAAGGATTTGGAATGCCCTTCATGTGTTCAAGAGGATTCAAAACACACTTCTGAGAGCATGGGCATGGCTCCTGTCTCTGCTGGCATGCTGTCTGAACATAAATATGTTGCAGATGGAAAGGAAGAAGTCTTATCATTAAACAAAGGTATGGACCAATGTACAGAACAGATAGTGGGTCAAGAAGCAAAAGAGATAAGTCAAGATACACCAACAGAAGGAATAAGGACAGGAAAGTCAAGTAAGAATGATGATGAACAAGGAGCTCAACTACCTATGGAAATGGGTAATGCTGAGGTTTGTTTGGACAAAGATATGACAGAGAATACTGCAGATGGTCAAATGATACCTTTGAAAGAGGAGTCAGGTGCAGTGACTACAGGTAAATATTCTATAAAGGCAAGTAATTGTGTTCTAGATTTACATAAAGGAACATCAGAGCATGCTCACCCGGTTGCAGAAAAGGTTGAGCAAGAAGCAGTTGCAGATGAAAAATCAACTGCATATATAGATAATCAGGGTGTCAGTTTCTCCTGTAGCCTAAAAAACAACCAGACACAAGATCTTGAACTGCAGGATGCCAAACAAGTGCTGGACTCTGGAGTGGAGGAAGATAAGAACATGGATGTTGATACACAGCACCTTTCTAGCATAAAAAGCACTGCATCCGCAGATGATAATCAAGCAATTGTGACAGAAAAAGAGAAAAGCGTAGAGGTTGAAAAAACTGCAAAAAATGCAGGTGGTGTAGAAGTAGATGAGACAAATAATGTTCCAGCTGTGGTCGATAGGAAAATTACAGAGATAAATGCAAGAACAGATTCAGGGTTGGACACCCATGAAAGTCGAAGAGAGACTTGCAATGAAGAGTTTGAGATTGCCAATCATTCAACAGGCCTAGCAACCAATACAACTATCTCCTCAACATTGATTTTACAAGAAGAGCAGCAGATTGAACACTCTACAATACACAGTGCCCAAGCAAGTGAATTAGATGGGATTGAAAAGATTGCAACAGAAACAGTGATTCCTGCAAAAGGGGTTTGTGAGGTCAGCATCTCAAGTGTAAAATGTGATTTTGACTTAAATGAAGGTTTTGCTGTCGATGAAACAAATCAAGATGATGCAGTTATATGTTCTACAGCTGCTTCTATGGTTGTTCCTATTTATAGTGCTCCTGAAACACCTATGTCAACCCCCAATGGTTTGGCAACACCAATTCCGGTGGCTATTAAAGCAAAAGGACCTTTGATGCCACCTGCTAGTCCTCTGCGGAGCAATGGAGATACAGGATGGAGAGGATCTGCTGCTACCAGTGCTTTCCGGCCTGCTGAACCTAGGAAAACACAGCACATccctcatgaagttccttccttaaatgATGCAGTCAGTTCAGCTAATGGTACAAGTGGAAGTCAAAGTCGTTTCCATTTGGATATTGATCTTAATGTGCCTGATGAAGGAGTAGTGGAAGATGGATTGACAACTCATTTATCTGCACGAGTGAAAAGTTCAGAGCTTGCAACTGCTAGTGGTCATGACTTTTTACCTTCAAGAAGAGAACCATGTGTTATTGCTGGGAGGCTCAATTTAGATTTGAATCGAGTTGAAGATTGTGAAGAAAATGATCCTGTTGTACCCAATACTGTAGTTTTGGATTCTTCTTTGAAAACTTTGGCAAATGGCTTATCTCACAAGGAATCACAATTTCCCAGGGGTTTTGACTTGAATGATGGGCCCATCGAAGATTCGGGAATAGAACCTGCTCAATGGAATTCTGGCACAAAGAGTAAAGGGAACTCTTATCTCCCATCTATACCTGGGTGGAAAATGAATAGTGAGTTGGTACATGCAACATCATGGTTGCCCCCAGGAAATGTCCATTCAGGTCTTGCTGTCACCTCACTTCATTCGGATAGAAACGAACGGGCTTATCCAGTTGTTGCCACAGGTACAACACAACAAATTTTAAGCTCAACATCTGGATCTCCGTATTGTAACGATTCTTATAAAGGGCCAGTACATGGCTCCACTTCTGCTATTGCATATCCAGCTGCAACACAACCAATGTTCCCATATGGAGGATTTTCATTTGCTTCAAGTCTACCTTTTGCTGCAAATCCTTTCTCAGGAGGGCCAACTTCATATGCAGAATCGTCTGGAACTGCATGCTTCCCAACAGTTTCCTCCCAATTAGTCAGCGCAGGAGCACCTTCTTCGTGTGCAAGGCCTTATATGATGAATCCTGCTGATATGTCTGTGACAGAGGGATCCCATAAATTGTCAAGACCAATTCTTGATCTAAATGCAGGCCCTGGAACAATTGATTTAGATGTTAGAGAGGATAGAGTAGCTTCTAGGCAGTTTTCCATTGCTGATAGTCAGCCATCACTGGAGCAGCAGCAAAGAGCATTCTACCGGACAGCAGCTTCAGGAATAACATCTTCAAAGAGAAAAGAACCTGAAGGAGGTTGGGATTTACATTAA